GGCTCGCTGGAGGTCAGCGACGACGGCCGCGGCATGCCGGTGGACGTGCATCCCGAACAGGGCGTGCCGGGGGTGGAGTTGATCCTCACCCGGCTGCATGCCGGCGGCAAGTTCTCCAACAAGAACTACCAGTTCTCCGGTGGCCTGCACGGCGTGGGCGTGTCGGTGGTCAACGCCCTGTCGAAGCACCTTGAGGTCTGGGTCCGGCGCGGAGGTAAGGAATACAACATGGCCTTCGCCGGCGGCGACAAGGTCTCCGAGCTGGAAGCGATCGGCACGGTCGGCAAGCAGAACACCGGCACCACCCTGCGCTTCTGGCCCGATCCGAAGTATTTCGATTCCCCGAAATTCTCCCTGCCGCGCCTGAAGCACGTGCTGCGGGCCAAGGCCGTGCTCTGCCCCGGCCTGCGCGTGCGCCTGCACGACGAGGCCGGCGGCGAGAAACTGGAATGGCAATATGAAGGCGGGCTGCAGGATTACCTGACCGAGGCCCTGGGCGTGACCGAACGCCTGCCCGAGCAGCCCTTCACCGGCGATCTGGCCAGCAGCCACGAGGCCGCCGAGTGGGCCCTGTGCTGGCTGCCCGAAGGTGGCGAGCCGGTGGCCGAGAGCTATGTCAATCTCATCCCCACCGCCCAGGGCGGCACCCACGTCAACGGTCTGCGCACCGGGCTGACCGAGGCGCTGCGCGAGTTCTGCGATTTCCGCAACCTGGCCCCGCGCGGCGTGCGGCTGGCGCCCGAGGATGTCTGGGACAAATGCAGCTATATCCTCTCAGTCAAGCTGCAGGACCCGCAGTTCTCCGGCCAGACCAAGGAGCGGCTGTCCTCGCGCGAATGCGCGCCCTTCGTCTCCGGCGTGGTCAAGGACGCCTTCAGCCTGTGGCTGAACCAGCACACCGAGGCCGGCGAGCGCATCGCCATGCTCGCCATCCAGGCGGCCCAGAACCGGTTGCGCGCAGGGAAGAAGGTGGTGCGCAAGAAGGTCACCTCCGGCCCGGCGCTGCCCGGCAAGCTGGCCGACTGCACGGCGAGCGACCCCAAACGCACCGAACTGTTTCTGGTCGAGGGCGACTCGGCCGGCGGCTCGGCCAAGCAGGCGCGCGACCGCGAGTTCCAGGCGGTGATGCCGCTGCGCGGCAAGATCCTGAACACCTGGGAGGTGGACCCGGCCGAGGTGCTGGCCTCGCAGGAGGTGCACGACATCGCGCTCGCCATCGGCGTCGATCCCGGCTCCGAGGAGCTCAAGGGCCTGCGCTACAACAGGATCTGCATCCTGGCCGATGCCGACTCCGACGGCCTGCACATCGCCACGCTTTTGTGTGCCCTGTTCGTGCGCCACTTCCGCCCGCTGGTCGAGGCCGGGCATGTGTATGTGGCCATGCCGCCGCTGTATCGCATCGACGTCGGCAAGCAGGTGTTCTATGCCCTGGACGACGCCGAGCGCCAGGGCGTGCTGGACCGCATCGCCGCCGAAAAGCTCAAGGGCAAGGTCAATGTGCAGCGCTTCAAGGGCCTTGGCGAGATGAACCCCATGCAGCTGCGCGAGACCACCATCAACCCCGACACCCGCCGCCTGGTGCAGCTGGTGCTGGAGGCGGGGGACGACACCAATGCCCTGATGGACATGCTGCTGGCGCGCAAGCGCGTCCCCGACCGCCGCGCCTGGCTGGAGCGCAAGGGCAACCTGGCCGATGTGCCGTGAAGATCAAGAGCGCCACGGAATACACGGAAAACACGGACATGATTAAGATTGAGTCTGAGTCTTCTTAGACGTTCCCCGTCATTCCGGCGAAGGCCGGAATCCAGAAACCGCTGCGGTCAATGGATTCCGGCCTGCGCCGGAATGACGGGTATGAAGTTGGGCAGACCCTCAGCAGTTCCTGCCATTATTTTTGTCCGTGGTTTCCGTGTATTCCGTGGCTAATGATTTTTATTAAACGACTATTATCATGAAAAACGACGAACTGAATTTCGAGGGCGTGGAACGCCTGCCGCTGAAGGAGTTCACCGAGAAGGCCTACCTGGATTACTCCATGTACGTCATTCTCGACCGCGCCCTGCCCAACATCGGCGACGGGCTGAAACCGGTGCAGCGGCGCATCGTCTACGCCATGTCCGAACTGGGGCTGTCGGCCACGGCCAAGTTCAAGAAGTCCGCCCGCACCGTGGGCGACGTGCTGGGCAAGTTCCACCCCCACGGCGACAGCGCCTGCTACGAGGCGATGGTGCTGATGGCGCAGTCCTTCTCCTACCGCTATCCGCTGGTGGACGGGCAGGGCAACTGGGGCTCGCCGGACGACCCCAAGTCCTTCGCCGCCATGCGCTACACCGAGGCACGGCTGGCGCCATATGCCGAGGTGCTGCTGCGCGAGCTGGGGCAGGGCACGGTGGACTGGGTGCCCAACTTCGACGGCACCATGGACGAACCCTCACTGCTGCCGGCCCGGCTGCCGAACATATTATTGAACGGCGCCTCCGGCATCGCCGTGGGCATGGCCACCGACATCCCGCCGCACAATCTGCGCGAGGTGGCCGCCGCCGCGGTGAAGCTGCTGGAGAAGCCCAAGACCACGCTCGCCGAACTGTGCGAGGACGTCCTGGCGCCGGACTTCCCCACCGGCGGCGAGATCATCACCCCGCGTGATGAACTGCGCAAGGCCTACGAGACCGGCAGCGGTTCGCTGCGGGTGCGGGCCCGCTATGAACTGGATCAGGGCGATATCGTCATCACCGAGCTGCCGCACCAGGTGGCAGGCTCGCGCATCCTGGAGCAGATCGCCCAGCAGATGCAGGCCAAGAAGCTGCCTATGGTGGAGGACCTGCGCGACGAGTCCGATCACGAGAACCCCACCCGCCTGGTCATAGTGCCGCGCTCCAACCGGGTCGATGTCGAGGCCCTGATGTCGCACCTGTTCGCCACCACCGACCTGGAGCGCAGCTACCGCATCAACCTGAACATGATCGGCAACGACGGCCGGCCCCAGGTCAAGCACCTCAAGCAGATCCTGGGCGAATGGCTGGAGTTCCGCACCGCCACCGTACGCCGGCGCCTGAAATACCGGCTGGACAAGGTCGACAAGCGCCTGCACCTGCTGGAAGGCCTGTTGATCGCCTTCCTCAACATCGATGAAGTGATCGCCATCATCCGCAGCGAGGACGAGCCCAAGCCGGTGCTGATGAAGCGGTTCAAGCTCACCGAGGTGCAGACGGACTATATCCTCGATACCAAGCTGCGTCAGCTGGCCCGGCTGGAGGAGATGAAGATCCGCGATGAGCAGAAGTCGCTGCAGGAGGAGAAGGACTGGCTGGAGAAGACCCTCGGTTCGGACCGCCGACTGAAAACCCTCATCCGCAAGGAGATCGAGGAGGACGCCGAGAAATACGGCGATGAGCGCCGCTCCGTCCTGGTCGAGCGCGAGGCCGCCCAGGCCCTGGACCAGACCGCGTTGATCCCCACCGAGCCGATGACCGTGATCCTGTCCGAGAAGGGCTGGGTGCGCGCCGCCAAGGGCCACGAAATGGACCCGACCAGCCTGACCTATAAATCCGGCGACGGCTATCTCGCCAGCGCCCGCGGCCGCAGCAATCAATTGGCTGTGTTCCTCGACTCCACCGGCCGCACCTATGCGTTGCCGGTGCATAACCTGCCCTCGGCCCGTGGTCACGGCGAGCCGCTGAGCGGTCGCGTCAATCCGCCCGACGGCGCCACCTTCGCCGGCCTGATGCTGGGCGATGCGCAGGACGAATACCTCATCGCCAGCGACGCCGGCTACGGCTTCGTGGCGAAGCTGGAGGACCTGTATGCGAAGAACAAGAACGGCAAATCTGTGCTGAATGTGCCGAAAGGCGCGAAGGTGCTGCCGCCGGTCCCAGTGACCGATTACGACAGCGACCAGCTGGCCGCCATCAACAGCACCGGTCAGATGCTGGTGTTCCCGCTGCAGGACCTGCCGCGCATGGCGCGGGGCAAGGGCAACAAGATCCTCGGCATCCCGGCCAAGAAGGCCGCCGCCCGCGAGGAGTACCTGCTCGGCATCGCGAGCGTGCCGGCGAAGAGCGAATTGATCGTGGAAGCCGGCAAGCGCCATTTGCGCCTGAAGCCGTCCGAACTGGAGGAGTACCTCGGCGAACGCGGCCAGCGCGGCAGAAAACTGCCCCGCGGCTTCCAGAAGGTCACAGGCATCACCACCGAACCAAAATAAGCAACCACCTGGCCAACCAGTAAGTCCCCTCTCCCCATCGTGGGAGAGGGCCAGGGAGAGGGGAAAACCATCATGACCACCAACACCACCAACCAGCCATCCAGGAAATACGGCATCCGCGGCCGCCTCCCCGAAGGCGACCCCATGGCCCTCCCGCACCTGCTCGGCGAGGACTGGCACTGGGAGCGCTGGTACGCCACCAAAGCCGAACGCGACACCGCCTTCGAGCAGATGCAGGCGCATTTCGACTACTACCGCTCCGGCGACTGGCCGAGTCAGGTGCTGGAGAAGGTTGACAGCCAGGCTTGATGCTCGATGTTCCGCAGACTGTCAGGCATGAATTTGTAATACAGGAATTACATAAACGAGCGTAATAATACTACAGTAAAATTCAAACTGAAGATGTAGGATCGCGTTACCGACAGCATAATATTATTTTCAGGCGAGATGATATTGCACCATGCCTGTCCCTGAGGTCCCCGTCTGATGCATTGAAATCTTCTGCCCGGTCACGGAACGACCGGCGCAATAAAGGGAATAAAATCATGAATGCGATGGAGCGCGTCAATATACTCATGTCATGTGTTTTCCTTGCGGCGTTTCCGGGAAAGTATTCGTTTGCGAAAACGTGCGAGTCCTACCTTTATCCTGAAAAAGAACTGGTTCCGATCTACGTGGCGGAAATCGAGCCGAGCAGTTACTGGGGTTATCCCGGTGGCGGGCCATGGTTTTATGCGGACGGCTATGAGTACATGAGTAATGTCATATCTGATGTAGAGCAAGCGTTTGATTACAGATTCAGATGGCGAAAGACAGGTCCTATGACGCGTTATGATAGAACTTTATGGTTTTATGTCGCTCCGGGATCATTGTCTAAAAGGTTGGTGGGCGCAAAGGCGGACCCGGTCAGGGAGGGGTATAGCAGACGCAGCGATGAAGCCAATGTGCCGGTGGATGCGTATTGCGATGAAGGCGAATTGCGCCATGACGAACTTCTGTGCCTGGTTGAATATCAGTGCGGATTCGATATGGCAAAAAATCAGGGTAAGCCTGATGATTGCGGGGGTGGACGGGTGGGTAACCCAATAAACCCGTCGACTGGAAGCAAATTCTACAAGAGAAAGGATTATTCGATTCGGCCTGGTTCAAAACTTGAATTCGTTCGATATTACAACAGTAGTCCTTATGTGTTCAGCGGCGGGCTGGGAACAAAATGGCGGCATAGTTACGACAGGTCCTTGGTTGTTCATGGCGGAAGTTCGGCGACGGCGTTTTTGTTTCGTCCGGATGGAAAGGTTTTGCAGTTTCATGAGTCAGGTGATGTATGGCTGCCGGATGCGGATGTCAGCATGGAGTTGAATAAAACCGGGACTGGCTGGGAATTCCATTCCGCTGAAGGTTTTATTGAATATTACAATAAAGACAAGCTTCTGACGCATATTGAATATATTGACGGAAGCATTGTTACGGTGCACCGGGAATATGGCCGGGTTTCTCAAGTTGTAGATGAGGCGCTGGGGAGGAGTCTCGCGCTCAGTTATGACGACAAGCAAAGACTGGCATCTGTGGCGGGTGATTCCGGCATTGCGTGGCAATATGCTTATGATGTCAACGGTAATCTGGAGTATGTCTATAATTCAGATGGTACTATATTGCAGTATCACTATGAGAATTCACGATGGCCGCACGCCCTGACCGGCATCACTGACGAACGCGGCATACGCTACGCCACCTACGAGTACTACGCCGACGGCCGCGCCAAGGCTAGCTACCACGCCGGAAACGCCCAACGCGTCGATATCACCTACGACGACATCACCGGCACCCGCACTGTCACCAACTCCCGCGGTCAGTCCACCACCTACACCACCGACGTCAATCTGGGCACGGCCCTGGTCACCGGCATCAGTGGCCCCGGCTGCAGCACCTGCGCCAACGGCGGCGATACCAGTTATACCTACGACCCCGCCAACAACAACCTGCTGTCCAAAACCGAAAACGGCCTCACCACCCAGTACGGCGACTACGACGCCAAGGGTCAGTACGGCTACAAGATCGAAGCCGTCGGCACGCCGGAAGAGCGCCTGATCGAGTACGACTATGACCCACGCTTCTACAACAGGATCACCGAAATCCTCGAACCCTCGGTCTACCCTGGTGCGCAGAAGGTTACCCGCTACACCTACGACGACTGGGGCAACCGCCTGACCGAAACGGTCAACGGCTATGCTCCAGACGGCAGCATAGTCACCCGCACCACCCGCTACGAGTACAACGGCCCCCTGCACCAACTCAGCCTCATCGACGGTCCGCGCACCGACGTCGGTGATATGACGCATTACCGCTACTATCCCAACGACCCGGCCTATGGCGAGGACCGCGGCCGGCTCAAGGAGGTCGAGGGCGCCAATGGCGTCCTGGAGCGCCGCAATCTGAGATATACCGCGACCGGTAAGCTGCGCAAGGAGCACCGGGGTGCCCTGCGGCTCAACTATTACTATTATCCGGGCAATGACAGGCTGAAACAGCTGGTGGTGACCGATACAACCAGTGGCGAACAGCGCAAGACCCGTTGGACCTATCTGGCGACAGGAGAGGTCGAAAGCATCACCCAGGGTTACGGAACCCCCGAGGCCACCACGCTCACCTTGGGCTACGATGATGCCCGCCGGCTGGTGCGCATCACCGACGGCCTGGGCAACTACATCGAATACACCCTGGATACCGAAGGCAACCGCGAGGCCGAAAGCATCCATGATATGGGGGGTTATTTGCGCAAACAGCTTACCCAGGCTTTCGACATCTACAATCAGCTCAATTCCAGCGTTCAGGTCAACGAAACGGTCGACTACGACTATGCCCCCGACGGTACCCTGAACCGCCAGACCGACGGTCGCGGTGCGGTAACCGAGTACAGCTATGACGCCTTGCATCGCCTGACTCGTACCGTTCAGAATGTCGTCGGCAGCGACCCTGCCACAGCCAGTGCGGCCACGGCCTATGCATATGACGTTCAGGACAACCTGACCACCGTTACCGACCCCAATGACGGTACCACGACCTACGCCTACGACGACCTTGGGAATCTGGTCAGCCAGACCAGCCCCGACACCGGCACGACAACATTCCGCTACGATGCCGCCGGCAACCTGATCGGGAAAACCGACGCCAAGGGCCAGGAATTCACCTACAGTTACGACGCCCTGAACCGCCTCACCGCCGTCGACGGCCCCGGGACGGAGAGCGACGTCAGCTACGTCTACGACACCTGCCCCAACGGGCAGGGGCGGCTGTGCCGGATGACACGCACCGACACCAGCCTCGACTACAGTTATACCGCCTTCGGTGAAGTCGCTCAGGCCGACCAGGCGGTGGTGACCTGGCCCGGGATTCAGATCGCGGCAGGTTCAGTGTCCTACATCTATGATGCGACCGGCCGCGTCTCCGGGATCCGTTATCCCAGCGGCGCGGAGGTGGACTATGTGTTCGACGCCAGCGGTAATATCACCGCCGTCCAGCTTCAGTACAACGGCATCGCCACTCCGTTGTTACAGAACGGCATTTACCACGCCTTCGGTGAATTGATGAACGGTGTGTTCGGCAACGGCCAGCAGTACTATGAAGGCTATGATCAGGCTTACCGTCCGGCGTGGCGATACTCCGGCCCCTACTACCAGTGGATCAACCCCTACAGCAGCTACGATGCCAACGGCAACCTGGTTGCCTACGCGGGTTCGGAAAGTCCAACCTTCACCTATGATGCTCTGGATCGGATCGACACCGCCAGCAGTGGATATTTCGGCAACCGCGATTATGCCTATGACCGCAATGGCAACCGGACCCGAATGGAAGTTGATAGCCAGATAACGACCTACGGCTATACCCCCCAGACCAACCGACTGGCGCAACTTGACGGGGACAGCCAGGCCATTGTGCTGGACGCGAACGGCAATACCACCGCATTGCGCGGGATGACGCTGACCTACACCCCGGACAACCGTCTCGCGTCAGTTACGAACACGGCCGACTACAGGTACAACGGCCTCGGGCAGCGGGTCTATCGGCTGGTGAAGGTTCCGGGCGCGATCGGCCAGGGTCCCAAGCGCAGCTACATCTGCGGCCTCAACGGGGAACTGCTGGCCGAGACCGGCCCCACTGGACAGGTCACCCGTGAGTACATCTACCTCAACGGCAAACCCCTGGCCATGCTCGAACACGTACCGGCCAGCGATGAGGCTATCCTGAACGGGGACTTCGACGGCGACGGCGTGATCACCCTGGAGGATTTCTACGAGTGGTACTTCCTGCACTACAGTTCATCGAGCGGCCCGGATTCTGTCTATGATCTGACCGGCGACGGAGTTAACGACAGTCAGGATATGAATGCCATGATCGGATGCATCAATACCGGCACCTGCCAGGCGAGCGTCTACGACACCAACCTGTACTACATCCACAACGATGACCTGGGCACTCCCAAGGCCCTGACCGATGAGACCGGCACCAAAGTCTGGTCGGTGACCCATACGCCGTTCGGGTGGGCCACGGTCAACGAGGACCCGGATGGGGATGGGCGGGAGGTGGTGTTCAATCTGCGGTTTCCGGGGCAGTATTACGATGCTGAAAGCGGGCTGCATTACAACTACCACCGGTACTACGATCCGGATACAGGGCGGTATATGACCAGCGATCCGATTGGGCTTGCGGGCGGGTTGAATACATATCTTTATGCGGAAGGAAATCCTCTAATCTTCACCGACGCTTTTGGGCTTGATACTCTGCAGTGCAGGAGGAATTTAAGCCCGCTTGATCACTTACCGATTACCATCCAGCCTGGGCCGTTATTTCACGAATTCCAATGTGTTGGCGATACGTCTTCTGGATTCCATTGTCGAGGACTTGTACCCAGTGGAAATCCGATAGACAGCCCAGGACTCCTGAAAGAGGAAGAGAATTTTGATCCTAAAAGTTGTGATGCTGTAAACAAGGAGAATGATTGCGTTGATCGATGCATTGTAGATCAATGGCTAAACAAAGATATTCCCAACTACAGTGTTGACCTCAGTGCCGGTCAGAATTGTCAGACCTACAACTCCACCAACCTATCTACGTGCCTTGCACAATGTCGAGCGAACTAACTCCTAGCATAACGGATTCGGGGGCAGATAAATTGGCAAGCAAAGTGACATATATAAGAATTCGAATAACGTGGCTAATGCTAAGCATAGCATTAGCTTACTTTTCTACTATTGGTGGTGACGAGGCCATATTAGCGTTTTGGCTATTTGTGGTATGCACGTTTCCTTTTTCCGCTATTTGGTGGTTTTATGTATATGACGTTGTAAAACCCTTGGCACCGGAATCACTCATAGTTACGCTTGGACTGACAATGGTCGTTGTCTGCGCTTATCTATTCTGGTTTGTACTCGTTCCTAAGATCTTAATTAAAGGGGTCGGTGACAAATGAGAACGATTGCGTTTTTTCACCGACCCCTTTTAGGATGATTGAAGCTTCTCCAGCAACGTATCAGCACTGACCGGCCGACCGAACAGGTAGCCCTGGGCGTAGTCGCAGCCCTGTTCCTTCAGACGGTTCAGCTGGTCTTCCGTTTCCACGCCTTCCGCGACGACCTTCAGGCCCAGGCTGTGAGCCATGGCGATGGTGGCGCGGACCAGTTCCAGGTCGTTGCTGTTGCGGGTGATTTCCTGGACGAAGCTGCGGTCAATCTTCAGCACAGTGAAGGGGAACTGGCGCAGATAGCTGAGCGATGAGTAGCCGGTACCGAAGTCGTCCATGGCCAGTGACAGGCCTTTCTCGCTCAATGTCGTGAGGGCCTCGTCGATGTAGGACAGGCCGGTCATGAGCACGCCTTCGGTAATTTCGATTTCGATGTTGTGCCAGTCCATGCCGGTCTGTTCGATGGCGCGGGTGAAGAAATCCACCAGACCGGGGTCGCGGAATTGTCTGGGCGACAGATTGATGGCGATGGAGAAAGCTGGGTCGATGCGGTCGCGGCAACGGGCGGCGGTTTCCAATGCCTTGGTCAGTACGAATTCGCCGATGGGTACGATCAGCCCGGTCTGTTCCGCGATGGGGATGAACTCCGCCGGAGAGATACTGCCGAGTTCCGGGTTGTTCCAGCGCAGCAGGGCCTCGGCGCCGATCGTACGCCCGGTGACCAGATCGACCTTTGGCTGGTAATGGAGATGGAACTCGCCGCGTTCCAGCGCGCCGTTCATTTTGTCCTCCAGACTTACCCGGCGTGACAGGCTTTCGTTCATGGCCTCGGTGAAGAAGGCATAGGTGTTGCGGCCGTGGGCCTTGGAGTGATACATGGCCGAGTCGGCATTCTGCAGCAGCTTGAGCGCGCTGTCGGCATCATCGGGATACAGCGAGATGCCGATGCTGGCAGTGAGCATCAGATCGCGGCCGTCCAGGCGGAAGGGTGAACGGAAGCCTTCCAGGATCTGTTCGGCGACCTGAATGACATCGTCGTCGCTATGCAGACTGCCCGCGAGTACGATGAATTCGTCGCCGCCCAGACGGCCGATGGTGTCGACGCCGCGGATCGCGCCGCGTAGACGCTGTGCGGCATCGACCAGGATACGGTCGCCGGTGTCATGCCCCAGGGTGTCGTTGATCTTCTTGAAGTCGTCCAGGTCGATGAACAGGATGCCGACCTTCTCATCCCGACGACTGGCATCCAGCAGCAGCTGGGACAGCCGATCCAGGGTGAGGAAGCGGTTGGGCAGTCCGGTCAGGGCATCGAAATGTGCCTGGTGGAGGATCGTTTCCTCGGCCTGCTTGCGCTGGGTGATGTCCAGGAGCGTCCCGCTCATGCGTACGGGTCTGCCCTGGTCGTCCCATTCAACCACCTTGCCCCGGGCGTTGAGCCAGACCCAGTGGTCGTCCCGGTGTCGCTGACGGAATTCGACATCGACGTAGCGGTTCCTGCCGTTGAAGTGATCGTCCAGCGCGGACTGGACTTCCTCCCTGTCCACCTCGTGCACGCTTGCGAGCCATTTGTCGATGCTCATGGGTTCCAGGTCGGCGGGCTGATACCCGGTCATTTCGGCCCAGCGCTCATTGATCATGAGTTGGCCCGTCGCCAGGGTCCAGTCCCAGGTGCCGGCATTGGTGCCTTCGAGGATGTAGTTCTTTGCGTTCAGAAGATTGCGGATCTGGGTTTCGTTTTCCTGCAGTCTGGCGGTGCGCGCCTTGACCTGACGATCCAGTATCCGATTCCAGTAGAAACTGGCCGAGAGCACCAGTGTGGCCGCAATCGCCAGCCACCATAGCAGACGATAGTCAGGCGTGTGCTCGAAGCGGATGGACATCCAGCGGTTGTAGATGGCCCTGTTTTCTTCGGCCGGAATCGCGTCGAGCGCCTTCTGCAGGATGCCGGCCAGGATCGGCCAGTCGTCGCGTACGGCCATCGCCTGGGCGTTGGCATAGGGAGTGTCGCCGGCCACGCGCACATTATCGATCTGCAGCTTGCCGATATAGTAGGTCGCTGTGACCACGTTGCCGATGAAGGCGTCGATATCGCCGCTGGCCACCCGCTGCAGACCCTCTGCCGGGGTCGGTACGGGCACCAGATTCAGGTGGGGATGATCGTTGCTCAGCCAGTCCTGGATTGCGTAGCCCGCCACCACGGCGATGCGCCTGTCCGAGATGTTATTGAGGTCGCCGATGTAGGATGTGTCGTCCCTGGCGAATATACGGATGGGCATTTCCAGGTAGGGACGTGTGAACCGCAGGTATTCCTCGCGCTGTGGCGTTTTCGCGACAGAGGCGAACATGTCGGCCTGATGTGATTTGAGCGCATCCACGCCTTCCTGCCAGGTAAGCCCATCCATGATCACGAAGTCTATGCCCAGGCGCTGTTCCAGGCGGGTCAGGTAGTCCAGCGATATTCCGTCATAGACGCCGGCTTCGCTGCGATACTCCACCGGTGCCCA
This sequence is a window from Thiohalobacter thiocyanaticus. Protein-coding genes within it:
- the parE gene encoding DNA topoisomerase IV subunit B, with amino-acid sequence MSQQAYDSASIEVLSGLDPVRKRPGMYTDTSRPNHLAQEVIDNSVDEAVAGHAKRIDVTLYKDGSLEVSDDGRGMPVDVHPEQGVPGVELILTRLHAGGKFSNKNYQFSGGLHGVGVSVVNALSKHLEVWVRRGGKEYNMAFAGGDKVSELEAIGTVGKQNTGTTLRFWPDPKYFDSPKFSLPRLKHVLRAKAVLCPGLRVRLHDEAGGEKLEWQYEGGLQDYLTEALGVTERLPEQPFTGDLASSHEAAEWALCWLPEGGEPVAESYVNLIPTAQGGTHVNGLRTGLTEALREFCDFRNLAPRGVRLAPEDVWDKCSYILSVKLQDPQFSGQTKERLSSRECAPFVSGVVKDAFSLWLNQHTEAGERIAMLAIQAAQNRLRAGKKVVRKKVTSGPALPGKLADCTASDPKRTELFLVEGDSAGGSAKQARDREFQAVMPLRGKILNTWEVDPAEVLASQEVHDIALAIGVDPGSEELKGLRYNRICILADADSDGLHIATLLCALFVRHFRPLVEAGHVYVAMPPLYRIDVGKQVFYALDDAERQGVLDRIAAEKLKGKVNVQRFKGLGEMNPMQLRETTINPDTRRLVQLVLEAGDDTNALMDMLLARKRVPDRRAWLERKGNLADVP
- the parC gene encoding DNA topoisomerase IV subunit A codes for the protein MKNDELNFEGVERLPLKEFTEKAYLDYSMYVILDRALPNIGDGLKPVQRRIVYAMSELGLSATAKFKKSARTVGDVLGKFHPHGDSACYEAMVLMAQSFSYRYPLVDGQGNWGSPDDPKSFAAMRYTEARLAPYAEVLLRELGQGTVDWVPNFDGTMDEPSLLPARLPNILLNGASGIAVGMATDIPPHNLREVAAAAVKLLEKPKTTLAELCEDVLAPDFPTGGEIITPRDELRKAYETGSGSLRVRARYELDQGDIVITELPHQVAGSRILEQIAQQMQAKKLPMVEDLRDESDHENPTRLVIVPRSNRVDVEALMSHLFATTDLERSYRINLNMIGNDGRPQVKHLKQILGEWLEFRTATVRRRLKYRLDKVDKRLHLLEGLLIAFLNIDEVIAIIRSEDEPKPVLMKRFKLTEVQTDYILDTKLRQLARLEEMKIRDEQKSLQEEKDWLEKTLGSDRRLKTLIRKEIEEDAEKYGDERRSVLVEREAAQALDQTALIPTEPMTVILSEKGWVRAAKGHEMDPTSLTYKSGDGYLASARGRSNQLAVFLDSTGRTYALPVHNLPSARGHGEPLSGRVNPPDGATFAGLMLGDAQDEYLIASDAGYGFVAKLEDLYAKNKNGKSVLNVPKGAKVLPPVPVTDYDSDQLAAINSTGQMLVFPLQDLPRMARGKGNKILGIPAKKAAAREEYLLGIASVPAKSELIVEAGKRHLRLKPSELEEYLGERGQRGRKLPRGFQKVTGITTEPK
- a CDS encoding RHS repeat-associated core domain-containing protein, with product MNAMERVNILMSCVFLAAFPGKYSFAKTCESYLYPEKELVPIYVAEIEPSSYWGYPGGGPWFYADGYEYMSNVISDVEQAFDYRFRWRKTGPMTRYDRTLWFYVAPGSLSKRLVGAKADPVREGYSRRSDEANVPVDAYCDEGELRHDELLCLVEYQCGFDMAKNQGKPDDCGGGRVGNPINPSTGSKFYKRKDYSIRPGSKLEFVRYYNSSPYVFSGGLGTKWRHSYDRSLVVHGGSSATAFLFRPDGKVLQFHESGDVWLPDADVSMELNKTGTGWEFHSAEGFIEYYNKDKLLTHIEYIDGSIVTVHREYGRVSQVVDEALGRSLALSYDDKQRLASVAGDSGIAWQYAYDVNGNLEYVYNSDGTILQYHYENSRWPHALTGITDERGIRYATYEYYADGRAKASYHAGNAQRVDITYDDITGTRTVTNSRGQSTTYTTDVNLGTALVTGISGPGCSTCANGGDTSYTYDPANNNLLSKTENGLTTQYGDYDAKGQYGYKIEAVGTPEERLIEYDYDPRFYNRITEILEPSVYPGAQKVTRYTYDDWGNRLTETVNGYAPDGSIVTRTTRYEYNGPLHQLSLIDGPRTDVGDMTHYRYYPNDPAYGEDRGRLKEVEGANGVLERRNLRYTATGKLRKEHRGALRLNYYYYPGNDRLKQLVVTDTTSGEQRKTRWTYLATGEVESITQGYGTPEATTLTLGYDDARRLVRITDGLGNYIEYTLDTEGNREAESIHDMGGYLRKQLTQAFDIYNQLNSSVQVNETVDYDYAPDGTLNRQTDGRGAVTEYSYDALHRLTRTVQNVVGSDPATASAATAYAYDVQDNLTTVTDPNDGTTTYAYDDLGNLVSQTSPDTGTTTFRYDAAGNLIGKTDAKGQEFTYSYDALNRLTAVDGPGTESDVSYVYDTCPNGQGRLCRMTRTDTSLDYSYTAFGEVAQADQAVVTWPGIQIAAGSVSYIYDATGRVSGIRYPSGAEVDYVFDASGNITAVQLQYNGIATPLLQNGIYHAFGELMNGVFGNGQQYYEGYDQAYRPAWRYSGPYYQWINPYSSYDANGNLVAYAGSESPTFTYDALDRIDTASSGYFGNRDYAYDRNGNRTRMEVDSQITTYGYTPQTNRLAQLDGDSQAIVLDANGNTTALRGMTLTYTPDNRLASVTNTADYRYNGLGQRVYRLVKVPGAIGQGPKRSYICGLNGELLAETGPTGQVTREYIYLNGKPLAMLEHVPASDEAILNGDFDGDGVITLEDFYEWYFLHYSSSSGPDSVYDLTGDGVNDSQDMNAMIGCINTGTCQASVYDTNLYYIHNDDLGTPKALTDETGTKVWSVTHTPFGWATVNEDPDGDGREVVFNLRFPGQYYDAESGLHYNYHRYYDPDTGRYMTSDPIGLAGGLNTYLYAEGNPLIFTDAFGLDTLQCRRNLSPLDHLPITIQPGPLFHEFQCVGDTSSGFHCRGLVPSGNPIDSPGLLKEEENFDPKSCDAVNKENDCVDRCIVDQWLNKDIPNYSVDLSAGQNCQTYNSTNLSTCLAQCRAN